GGGACGACTCTTATGTTAAAAGACTTGACCCTTAACCTACAGGAGACAACTCctaagttaaaagagtcgacccctaatcTACAAGAGATGACTCATAAGTTGAATGAGTCGACTAAAGTGCAACTATTTGAAACGGGTTCTaaggactctctctctctaaaacatTGAACCTGAAATGTTTCATACCCCATAGAGCATTTTTAGTTTTCAAACACTCTTTCAAACAAAAAACTCCAAAAATCCTAGAAAACCTTTCCGAGGTTCCgattgatcttccaatggtGAGAAGAAAGCAACTTACATCCGAACCAAAAAGGAAGAATACCACTCCACAAACAGAGAGAAGAACAAAGGCTAGGGCAGAGAAAGCCATGAATCCACAAAGACAAGAATCGCCGCCACCTCGTCCAAGGTAAAAGAAATCCCTATCTTGATTACAAAAGAGATTCTCAGAGATGCTCTTTGGATTCCAAATGATGGAGAGAATAGAGATCACTTAGACAATAGGAACGAAGGAATAAGCACTACTCTAAATAGAGAAATCACAGAAGATTGGACTGAAATTAGTGTCAATCAACTAAATGCTGTATCACATGATCAACAAGATGTTCTTCCCGAAGACGGAAAAATTTGATCATGTCTCAGAGAGAGACATATTAGTTATGCATCATGTGATTCAAGGATTGCCACTGAATCTACCCTGCTTAATGCTCAGATACATGGAAGCTCAAGGATAGAGAAAAGGAGCTTCACTTCCCTATGGTATAGTTCTGACATTAGTCTTCACTTATTTCAATTTGAATCTAAAAGGGGAGACCAAGAAAGAATTACTGTCTTCAAATGTCTACAATGACAAATCACTGAAGAGAATGAGATTTGTCAAAACTGAGGGCAAGTGGATTCATAAAGGAAAAGGAATTCAGCATGAAAGTGGTCAAGACACTCCAACACCACTTAAAGGCAAAAGAATCCCTACTCAAGCACCTCCAAAAGAGCCTCCAGTCGGTCAATCTCCACCAATTCAAAGACCATCAGATCCTCCACTATGACTTGAGAAGTGGCAGTTAAAAGCTATTGGGGACAACATCATTACAGCATTGATTAATTCTAGAGTCTGTTTTAGCAAAGTCCATCATCTCACTAACTTGACCCAAGAAGTAAAAGCTGAACTCCAAGGATCGAGGCAACTAGCAGCTAATCAGCAAAGAAGAATTGCTGCAATTGAAGAGCAATTGAAGTCTTAGAAAAATTCTGTTCAAGGCTCTATCCAAGAACTGAAGGAAGAACACACTTAGCTTACTGGCTCTATCTCTGCACTAAACAGCAAGATTGAGAAGCTGATGGAAGAGCAAAAGAAAGATCAGTCTGGACCTTCGTCCTCAAAATCTTCAACCTAGACTGAACCTAGACTGAACTTAGAATGAACCCCATATTTTCAAAACATAACTTTGTATTGTGCTTCGTTTCATGTCTATTTGGCACACTTGTATGCTGAATGATACCAATTGATGCCAATtgtatctttttgatttatcaagTGTACTTCATTTATTAATTACAGTGAACACTTAcctttcatgaaaaatatgttttcttggATTGTATGTTGCTCTAATACATATATTGAGTCTGATATCCTCTCTTCTTAACACAACTGTTAACTAATCCTTAATGTTTAAGCTCATaaaaagaaatttattgcaaaattcttttagactcaatggttttgtcattatcaaaaaggagaagattgtcaaccctaaaggaagaattttgatgattacaaaacacttgatatgatgttgtgtactaatgatgttggcttaattgtgaagttttataagtcaagaaaaatcagaagaaatgaagcactgcaaaatcataagttTTTCGCAAATACTTCAATGGATATATTCTAAAAAGaaaatgattctaatctaatccatggagatcaaagatgaagtctaaagttttctatttgaaaaacttgagtcgaccgcTAAGCAACAAGGCcaagtttgagttgactctGGCATGTTTCTTCAAGTGACATAGTCAATGAGTCGATccccgcaaaacatgagtcgacccttgtgtagttcaaattaAACAGAGAGCTTTTACATCCTGATAcaaagtttgaagagtcgacccctgttccaaatgagtcgacccccgaaaattaagagtcgacccttgttccaAATGAGTCAACCCCCGAaattaaagagtcgacccttgcatttgaagagtcgaccccagttcagTCTCAGCATCAGCTAGAAAAATTactgcatgagtcgacccttgtgtttaaagaggtgactcctgaagaagatgagtcgacccttaaggtcgaccctttgaagttatcacagcaagagccatctcaatatcttgaagtgccaacccaggataaacatgagtcgacccctgtactgctgggaccacaacgggaagcttgcaacaacttttgtcttcttctatAACAGAAAAGATTTTCattagaatggaaagaaaggaattcaaattCCTCTGAAGAACTCGTCTATAAATTCAAGGGAACCTTAGAAGGAAAACAACAATGAAAGTGAGAAAGATTctattaagaaagaaaagtttctactaaaaaaaggagaaaaaaaagctaaacagttcatcatcctcaccggcaTTCATCTGAAACTTACTCTTATGAGGAAATCAGTCGAAGCTTCTCATCACATCGAGAAGAGCTGTTGTTCAAGCATTGGGACATTCTTCCACAGCTAACTTTTTCATCGACttcagcttttatttttattaattcattCTATATACtttgaagctttaagttttctggttacaacattcatttatttggattaactgttgctgtaacagtttcattcatttgaaactcgattggaagttgctgaatcgagactattcagcaagaaaaaaagattttggttggtttgtctgaaaaccaattGGATTGTTTGTGAGCTCGGAAAAATAAACGGTGTAAactttttggttggtttatctgaaaaccaactgggttatttgtgagcctggaaaatAAATGGTCATaggttttcggttggttgcctgggaaaatcaactgggtttttgattgtgagcccgaaaaataagTAGGCTGTAATCTACTGGGTTATAGtaaaatctcaagctaggcttggggagtggatgtaggtgctggaagtgcaccgaaccactataaattctggTGTTTGCATGTGTGGTTTATTTCTCTTCTTCCACTACATATTTCTAACTGCTTTTCTCATCTATTCACTGCTTTATTTGTGCAACTTCAATTCCCCTGCTAAATCTATAAGTTATTGAAAGGTAACAGTAACTCACATTCTTGAcactatttttattaaaagacccaattcacctccgctcttgggctgcacctctgaGCAACAATTTCCAATAAAATGTTTGTgaagaacttatgattttgcagtgcttcatttcttctgatttttcttgacttatgaaacttcacaattaagccaacatcattagtacacaacattatctcaagtattttgtgatcatcaaaattcatcctttagggttgacaactatttaattagatttgatcatttaattctaattagaccatgtttgattcaaccctaggtctaacccaatcttaagaacttgatttgagctaacccaaatgctccaagaattatgcaatgtcatttaattgagttcacaattctagatctaggttttcatcctcacttaattcttaattaagtataaatttatgaaaattcagatcattgcattattcttaattacatattaattacaaagtttcagtttttaaaacttatttttcagatctgagatttgcaattaatcatgtaaaattcagatttaattcatgtttaaatcttagatgatttatgttcatatatcacatatacaaactaatatgaattaacttcaacaacatacatcatatgcatttgttttcagatttgatttgttatacaaaatcagaaaataaatgaatcataaattttatttagatctaatctaaacaagtttatgatttcatatttattcatattctttatatcacatatacatcacaatgaatttacttagatctcatgcatcacatgGAACTGATTTTTAGATCTGATTAATCATGCAAAATTAGTAACTAAATCATTCTTTAATACTCTTTAGATCTGACCTAAACATATTTATAAATCTCAGATTTAATTATAAAGATTAAACAGATTTTAATTTACCTTTCGttgttcatcttcaaggatCAACCATAGTGGCACCCCTACACGCCATAGAAGATTCCATCGAATGGAAAAAGATGgttgttgctggaatttggacccgggggcgaccactgGGCCAGGAAGGAGGAGCTCTGGGAAGGCTTGGCGAACGACGGTGATCCGGCGATgtgcggcgtcctccgggagacctgcaagaagccggtggccgggcttttccggcaccggccctccgatgcttaagtcagagagatGGCCCAAAGATATGCAAGAGCGAAGCTCGAGTCAGAGAGTCGGAAAAAATCCCCCCTTCCCCCCTCAGGaattccctatttataggggGAACGGATTTACCTGTGATGAGACAGGACGAAGGCACTACCGTATGGTTGGAAGTACAGTGGAAGTTAATGCTCGATCGTGTAAATCAATGCTGTCTTTGTAGGAGATCAGGCCGAAGTCTTTGAATTACTACAGAACCACGCTGTCGTTTATGGCCAAACAGGTTTGCCGTAGTAATTCCACTGTACGTCCAACCATACGGCAAACCTTCGTAGacaacaggagccatgcgccttaattgttgagtgagccacaTGAGCCACATGCATTGATTATTGAGTAAACTAGGCGTTTGGAGaggccatacgctttaattgttgCATAAGCTGAATGTCTGGGGAGGCCATATGATTGTTGGCAAGGACAGGGCACGATTCGTGGGAGAACACGATAATGGCGGTCTACCGCTCGGATGCTTCCTAGTCGGAGGAGCCGCTTGGGCACTTTCAAGCCCTTAAGTCGGGATCCATTCGGCCGCCCCTTGCTCGGAGGGGTGCCCGGTCGCCTCCTGCTCGGAGGGGGCGCTCGGTCGCCTCCTGCTCGGAGGGGGCGATCGCCTCCTGCTCGGAGGGACGCTCGGTTGCCTCCTCCTCGGAGGGATGCTCGGTTGCCTCCTGCTCGGGGGGATGCTCGGTTGCCTCCTGCTCGGAGGGATGCTCGGTTGCCTCCTGTTTGGGGGGATGCTCGGTTGCCTCCTGCTCGGAGGGATGCTTGGTTGCCTCCTGCTCGGAGGGATGCTCGGTTGCCTCCTGCTCGGAGGGATGCTTAATTGCCTCCTGCTCGGACACAACTTTTTTCtcccaacactaccctccgacttTCGAGCTCGAGCTGCTCGCAGGctcgagcgcgggaagtagtttaAAGTGGATTAGGGGGGGGGGATTTTGAATTATCGCATGCTTCAAGACACTTTAATGGGAGTACATGGACGGCGTCCCTTCTTTCCCGAAGTGTCTCATCATTAGTACCTTCCATTTTCTCAAGCGTTCCTGCGCCGTTAGTTCATGATGGGGCAACACGATCCGACGAGGCGTCTCCTTTTCCGAAGCGTCGGTCCAAATTGAATGCTGCGCCTTAATTCCCTCGGTTGACATGTGTCGTGATCTGGACAGGGAGGAGCGCTTTGCCGAGCGGATCTGAGTTGTTGGAGGGGTCTATATATAAACCCTTCCTTGGCCGTCTTTGATTTCTCTCCCAttgtcttcatcttcttcccatctcctTCCCAGTCCGAAGCGGCCGATCTTTCCTTACCTCCGGCGAACTCCCACAGGTGTCCCTCTTTTCATTGCTCGGAACCCTTCTtttctcccctcttcttctttctttttcctaatgGGTCTTGGTCCGACTGAAATCGGGTCCACGATGAGTGAGTTAGAGGTTGAGATGGCTGAGGAGTGATTTTTTCCTCGGCGaaggttccgtttggaacccgctgGATTGGGGGATCGGGTAACGAACCCCCCGGTAGGTCGGATCAGAGTGTACTtggaggcactctgggccggcctacgatTTTCCCTCCATGGATTCGTGAACGAGTTGCTCGGAGAGTACCAACTCATCCGGCGCAACTTGCTCCGAACGCATGGAGGACGATTATCGGGTTCTTGTCCCTGTGCATGGCATACGAGATCCTGACTTCTGTGAACATCTTCTGGCGGCTCTTCATGTTGAAGTCCAATCCGGaagacggggagtggctctatatcgcccttcgggcgggtcggccgctCTTCTAGGGCGCTCCGTCGTCCATTCATGATTGGaagaaaaagtttttctttttgggtTCTGAGCGGACGTGGGGGTTCGACCCTAGGTGGAGGCAGAGCTGGCTCAGAACCGCCAACAAATTCCCCAGGCTTTCTACACGCGAGCAGGGAATCCTTAATGCCGTTTGCGGCCTCGGGGATGGTATTCTTCTGAGCAGCCTCGTGAGCGAGGATGCTCTAGTCAATATCGGTCTCAGCTCGGCGCGTCCTCAAGATAAGGGTAGTAATAGAAaggtttcctttttctttttcttcgtaATATTTTACGAACTTATCTTGCTCGTCCTTGCAGATATTgcaaagatggtgaccaagagcgaagcTTTGTACGCTCGGTTCCGAAAGAGGGCTGCCGAGCTCGGAGGAAAACCGCCCGAGCACAAGAAGAAGGCAAAGGTCTCGGCTAACGGGGCCGCCGAGAAGAGCGCTCTCCGGATTGGGTCCTCCGAAGCTGCTCGGAGGGGAGGCTCGAGCTCCGAGCCCGGGAGCTCGGCTGGAGCCACTACGGCGCTTGCATGCCCGGCGCCAATCTCGCAAGTCCCCCCTCGGCCGCCTATTCGACCCAAGCGCCCAGCATCCGAGCCGGGCAGCAGCCAAGGGGCTGTGAGGCCGCCCTCGCCGAAGGCAGCCCCCCTCTGCCCGGCCTCTCCGACCCACCGGAGGTCGAGGGCCAACAAGAAAGGCAGCCCTACGCTCCGGAATGGACGGTGTTCGAGGGCGACTCAGCCCTCGAGAATGGTGAGACGGCGCGGTAGATCTTCCGCGTCGCACTCCTTCCAGCCGACGGGGCAAAAATTTAGGCCATGAGCCTGAATAATtttttggagtcaactcgcctcTCTGCTATTCGGGTAGATCTTCATTATTTGCTGTTATTTATTCCTTATGCTTTTAGGTTTTATACCGTAATTTTATCCTCAGCCTAATTTCTGTCTTGGTTACAACACCTCCATGAGATCAAGACactgatcgcgctcggggcagATTACAAAGAACGAGCTCGTCGGAGTTCACAGGCACTAGAAGAGGCCGAGAGAAAGCTGGCAGAGCTCGAGCTCCACaagaaggagcttttgcttagagTGGGGGCCACCGAGGACGAAGTCAAGCTCCTATCCATAGGGCTTGAGGAAGAGAAGGCCGCCCATGCTCTGACCAGGTCAGAGCTGCGGTCCACTGGGGCTCGCCTGGCGGAGGCGCAATCTCTGCTCGCGATCCACGAATCGCAAGCAGAGAGTAAAGGAAGTAGAGCGGAAGGCTGAGCAGCTTGAAGCTCGGGAAAAGGAGGAGTTCTCGGGATGCCGTCCGGCTCTTCCGAGAATCGAAAGAGTTTCAAGAGCTGCTCGAGGAGGAAGCCGTGAACGGCCTTATTAAAGGCTTCAATGACTTCCGCAATCAACTGCGCCAGCTCTGCCCCGATTTCGATCTCAATCTACTTCAGCCCGGAGCTGGAGTCGAAGGCCTCGGGGCGAGGTCGGGCGAAATGGCCGGAGAGGCAGCTCCGGAGGCTGCCCCAGAAGCTGCTCGGGGAACCGCTTCCGAGGGTGTTGCGGCTATCCCCGTGGTCGCGCCCGAGAGCACCGAAGGCGGCGAGGTTGGGGCCACTGCCGAGGGAGATCCGGCGGTTGAAGCCATCGAAGTTATCGGAGTCGAGCCCGGAGAGATCTCGACTGAAGATGCCACGACACTTGCCTCTTAATGCTTTTTatactttttctttccttttttgtaACAAAAGGTCGGCTCTTGTCTATTGCACGACCGAACCTCAATTTTGTACTTGGCCTCCGGGCTTTTGAATGGAAATATTCCTTTTCAACTTCGTTCTTTTA
This sequence is a window from Phoenix dactylifera cultivar Barhee BC4 unplaced genomic scaffold, palm_55x_up_171113_PBpolish2nd_filt_p 000140F, whole genome shotgun sequence. Protein-coding genes within it:
- the LOC120104900 gene encoding cytochrome c1-like — its product is MNGRRSALEERPTRPKGDIEPLPVFRIGLQHEEPPEDVHRSQDLEAIKHPSEQEATEHPSEQEATKHPSEQEATEHPPKQEATEHPSEQEATEHPPEQEATEHPSEEEATERPSEQEAIAPSEQEATERPLRAGGDRAPLRARGGRMDPDLRA